CTGAAATATGAATATGCAAACGCCAGTAGCCCTCCTGATTTTCACTCCAAATTATTAGAAACCGAATATGGAATAAATACATTATCTAAATATTACACTAAGTACGATTGGTAATTCTAAGTACCAACTCCATCAGTCACCTGGCTTGCTACCATGTCTTAAGGCATAATGGCCTGCAAAATATTAATTCAAATATTTGAGGCTTGAAAATAATTACTTCGGTAACTCTGAACTGATACACACTAAGAAATATACATGTCATGGTtcagtatatttttattatatctttaatgatatattatatatatatatatatatatatatatatatatatatatatatatatataatttaatagATTTAgtttatatttctatttaatttaatatatttgtacTAGAAAGCTGTTATTTAGCCATCAATAGTCCATATCAGGAACTACAAGACATCAAGAAAAAATTGCTATGTACAAAGTAATAATCAGTATGTTCATCATAATAATTCCAATTTGTAATCAAATCAGCCTCTAATGGAATCAGTTTAGATGAAGGCAGCTAGTAGCATAATTCTGGGGTTTACgtatctttttttaaattataaaagctGGAATGTGTTCTCTCTTTTGCAGcttacaaaataattaatatttcagaCTCCAAAAGGGTGTGATGTGGGAATTGAAATGCCTTAATGCATTTACTTAGGTGCAAGAAAATAAGTAGTGGAATTTATTGATGAGAATTTATATGGAATAATATTGTAATTTTAAGACTGTCATGACAATTCATGAAATTTGGGCATAGAAGAGGAACTAATAATTCCAATACCTGCAGGGAACAAGACTATACATTCTACTTATCTTGAAACATCCTGAACTGGTAATGTAACTGTTAAACCTAAGTATtagtcttttttatttattgatttatttaacATTATCTAGAATCAACTGCAGGGTGAAGGTGGACATACATCATTCTTTGAGACAATATTAAGTGTCAAGAAATCCCTTCAGTTTTCATTCCCACTATCCACATAACAGACTCTTCTTACTGAAGAGTTACATATGGAAAAACTACACATAATTTAAATTCCTCTGTCAGAAAATGTTTGCAGATTGAGAACTTTTGATGTTTACATACCAAACGCACAagaattttattccttttaaagCATGGTGGTTTGACTTCTGAACTGCACAAAATATCATTATAACACATTGACGGTTCAGATGtccattaaaaaggaaaaaataataaatatatacaaaatcAAAAGGTAAAACTAACAAGTACTAAAGAGATAAGACTTTAATTTATTAGGATCTTTAattatgtaaaaatattcttcagGTTATGATCTTATGAACACttaagtgttttattttatgtatgtaCAGACCCACTGAAGTCCCTGTCTTTGACACACTGAAGCAAGTTTAATTAGGGAGAAAATCTGAGGTCAtatcaattaaaatatttttgcatgttAAGTATGTGGCATAAAAATGTGTtgaagaaaaagtttcaaaCTTTAATTAAAACTGCAATTGTATATCAGTACTGAAACAAttagacatttttcttttaataaggCACTGTAGACTGACAactctaagaaaaaaaagtaagaattaAATTATGATCGCTCCTCTGAATGCATTTTTGATAATCTGCAGATTGGGTAAGTGGTACATAAGGTAGATAAAAAACAAAGGATTTAATTTCAGATGAAATTAGAATTGAAAGCAAACACACATCTAATGAACTCCCACGTGATCtgcaacaaaaaaggaaaatatacaTATGCAACGGAAGGACAATCATACTCCGTAACTAATTTTGTATGCTCAGCAAGATAATGTAATAGATACTTGCAGGCAACTGTTGCAGATACTTCTTATTGCAATTTATGGATGAGAAACTCCTCTATCACAAACGTGTGACACTAGTGTTTTTACACAGGTGAAATTTTAGTTTCAGTTCCTAAATAAAAGCCAACAGGAGTACTGTAAAGAGTCTATTGTAACATACTAAGTAGTAAAAGGGGTATGTCATactcaaaaaggaaaatatgctaaaaaatattactgtttTTAAAACTCTGCATTAAATTTACAAGGTTGGGGTGGGGCCAAATTGACTGCATGTTTTCCAACATCTTATGTATACAGCCACTAGAGAGCAGTTTGACATTTAAATAAGCTCCTGTATCCCCCAATAAAATATGCTATGCATCAGGTAAGCAAATTGTTTCTTCTAATATATGCAGAATTTCTATTTACAAATGGTCTCATGAACTGTTTACACCTTCATTCACTCAGATGGGTAATTTTAATTATTCTCTACATTTCACAGAAACACACAATGTTCTGAGTTTGAAGAGACCCATaaggatcatcaagttcaaCTCCTAAATGAATGGCCCATACCACAACCCTTACAGCTTATTAAAGGTAAAGCTTATTACAAATGCTAGCTATTTGGCTGGAAACCATTGTTAATCATTTTTGTTAGACTTAGAACTAGTTTGTATTTTTGCTTATGCAAATTAAACTCCTAAAAGTCTTTCCTACCTATATCAGGTAAAAAAGGCTAATAAATAACAAACTAGTTTCTCCATTTGCCCAACAAGTAGACACTGTTGGACAAATTTAAGTGGGTTCACTCCTCCCTCTCTCTTCAGTTGCTAAATGTTATAAAAATACATGTCTTTCAGaagcttaaaaaaagaaaagaaccaaacaaaccaacaaccaacaaaaccaaTCCCCAAAAGCCCAGTACACACTCCTTCCTAATAAGCATTTCTATCTTTAAGGATAGAAATTATAAACATGATTAAGTTCAATAACAGTAGAGTCATAGCAAAAGTAGTAGTACTGTTAATCCATAATGGTCAAGAAAATAGGTATTAAATATTCATTACAATGCTTAATTTTGTATAtgtgtttttttcagtgttgcatcctatgttttaaaaaaaagtgcCATTTTAAATCCATGAAAGTTTTGTCAAAGTAGTTTCCAATAAACGTTCCTTAAACAAGCTCTGTAATTCAACTTGTTCCTTAAATGAGTTCTCTtaattcctggatttttttcagatttcaaaatatttcagaaatctgTTTTATAGATAAAGCATCCTAACCACTTGGCTAATATTTAATTACAAACAGAAATAACAAAACCATTATTTAAAAAGAACTAAGAAATATTCAGTTGACTGCTAAAATTTCCACATTATCAGATCTGCCAGCTGCCATACAGGATCGTATTGATATTTCTCAAAATTcagatttctctttttaagTCACTTATACCCTAAAGAATATAAAGTAGACAATTCAATATACACATTCACTTTAAATCCATAAGTAAGTCTCAGATTGTTAAcgctattttaaaaaaacttcaaGGCCAGtacaaaagaaatacaaaaaaacagACTTAAAAGATCTGTTAAATGAAATGCACAGCTAACATCTCAATAGCAGCTATTCCACATCAGTCTGGTAGGAAAAAATAGTTTACATATAAAGCATAATGAAAAGTATTGTCAGATATAAAGGGAATTAAGTCAGGCAGTCAATGCCATTTAAGTAAAGGTGACTACACTGCTGCAGAACCAAACAGGTATCACTGCTGCATTAAACACAGTTCCTAACATGCCAGTGAACTGAACAAGCTATAGACAAACTGCACTAGCAGAGCACTGAagctctgcttccctctgtACTCAAGGATTGCTGGTCTTTTTGCTTCTCTTGTCACTTCATGTAACATTTGATACATCCATCCAGGAGAATGGAAAATGAGGGAATGCATGTTTTATTAGAGTTGGAACATAGTGAGATTAGTGACCCTCCTGTGGGACAAGGGTTCCCCACACAACAGCACAGTACTACCCCTAAGACACGTCCTACTGCGGGTGACCACACGGATCAGAAGAATATGTACAGCTTTTGTGCAGGTGtctataaaaaacaaaacccatccTCTTCTGTCACCAAAATTTATGCAATTCGAAACAAAAAATGcaaccaaaaaatcccccaaaaaacaaaaagcaaacaccTCCCCCCGAATACTgggatttctgaagaaaaatcaTAGTTAAAAGTAATTTCTCCAACCATCTCCAATTAAATTTCTCTAGCCATCACAGATATTCAAGTATTTACCATAATAATTATAAAGCAAACTATGTTCTTAGAAAATAGactgcaaaacaaaatacatcTGGCTGGCACAATCAAAATGTAATTTGGATACTTTACTCAATTCTCTTCCAAAGAAACATGATCTGGCTAAATGACGTTCAAGCCATTTTTAGTGATGATATTTTCAACTGGGTTAGCAGGACAACACAGATTATACTCTCTTCCAGGCTCTACTTACATTCTTTGAAGATACGTAATTGTTCAGCTGTACTTATCAGCTGAAATTCTTGATGGCATTTACAGTACATAAAGAATCCTGTTCATCATCTCTACTTATATCAAAACCTACTGTGATATTTCTGAAATGAACAAGATTTTTAAGTGTTCTCATCTCACAGCAAGCAATAAATATTCATTCAACAATCTGTCAGATACCCAACTTCAAAAGATAACTGGCTTGGAGGCAAATACATGATAATTACAGCTTTTGAATTCCTCAGAAACTAAAGCTGCAGACCTATACTTCTAAACAGAAtttactgattttctttttctttgttcttatAGAGAAGAAATAGGGTGAAAAAAAGGCAGAACAGAAAGATCAAGAAGTGTAAGGGAGCATTTTAGTAAATTGTGAATACAAAGCTACAATAAAATTTACCTTAAAAATTACCTTAAAAGAGCTGGCCTTGCAGTCCAGCAGGTTTGTAATACATTATTTAATGTATTCAAAAGTAATCCGGCTGGCAAGTATGATGTAAAAATAAcagcacttttcttttttctttgggggaaaAGTTCATTTAGTTCAGTCTACCACCTGAGTGTTTCTCAGCTATTCATCACAAACACATTTATCCTTTTTAAAGCAGGATCAAAGTTAGATTTTCAATAGTAATTAAAAGCTGTTCAAAACAGTATTTACCTTATTCCATATCTAGGTAACAggaaagtaggaaaaaaaaagagaattattatttttaccttttctaGCTTTTTCGCCTCAATATGTCGCAGCACCTGTTCCCTCCAGTCATGAGGGACTTTAGTTTTTCCTGCAGGGTCTAACAGTGAGTGCTCGGAGTTAACCCTTGGGTTGGATCTCTTGGAGGGGCTAGTCCGCGAGTAATTGAAGTCACTGACTGACATAGTTCTTTCTGGTATCTCGCTCACCGAGGGCCGCGCGCTCTGCGGCCGGCTCACGTTGGGACCATCAATGCTGTATGTCCGAGCAGAGAGAGGCCTCTGCTGTCCCGACATTACTGCTGCAGCTCTTCCCATTGAATGCAAATCTCTGTATGTTAAGTAGTCCCCTTCAGGAACTTGAGCTCGTCTTGAAGGTCCACTATCCCCAATATTTATGGAAGCTGTAGAAGATACACTGCTCTGCCTTTGAAGAGTGTGCCTGGTGGCTCCTGGGAGCAGTCTGTCACCTGGTGGAACAGCCCACAGATCTGTGTGTCTCCCAGCCATCCGCTGGTGAGTGCTGTACACAGCGCTGGCCCGGACATTGTTATGATTGGAGAAATTCATGTTGCCAGAATGCTTTACGTAACTGGGAGTTTCTGTACTGTCAGACCTAAGCAGACGTGAATGAGGTAAAGTGCCCTGTTCTGCTTGGGTGTTTTGTTTCTGGGGCCACAAGGCATCTtttgctgctgcactgctgctgtaCTGAATATTATATTGGGGAGCAGAGAGCATCTGTGCACCGCCTGTCACTGATCCCCTCACTAAATTAGCACCTTCAGGATTGTGATTTGAGTCAAACTTGAACACCGTTTTTGTAGAAGATACTAAATCAGATGATGACGATGACCCAGGAAAAACCTGTAAAGGCTGATCATAGAGGAGAGTAGCAGATTTACTTCGGACTATGTTTTTTCCATCTGCAGTATCAGATCCTGATTTTACCACCAAGTTTGGTTGTTGAGATCCATTCTCATTTACAGCATCATAGATTTTCAGCCCACCGTTGTCCATACTTGTGATGCTGTGAGATTTCATCACAGGACCACCTCTCTGTGGGGACAAATCTTCAGTGCTTCTAGAAACAGATAGCTCAGCAGAATCCCCATCAACTGTAGTGCTTTTTGCTAGTTTTTCTTTACTGGGAGACTGTACTGTTTCCTCAGGAAGTCCGTTTACTTTATTTACTTGatgtttatttccattttccaagtgCTCACTTTCTTCTTTTGCGTTCTTATTCAAAAATCCCATTACTGAAacaattttctgtgtttctaaCTTTTCTACAGGAACTGGTACTACCTCTTCACTAACAAGTTTATTGATATTCATGTTTATTTGGTCTAATTTGTGAGACTCCTCCATAGGAGTGCTTAGATCAACACCTTTTCCTATTAGGCCTAATCTTTCTTCAATGCTCAATTCATATTCAGACAAATTTGTAACCTTCTCTTGCACATTTAGTTTTTCTTCCACAGTAATACTCAATTCTCCTCCATTTTGCAAGAGATTATTCAAATTTTCATCTTCTtgcctggaagaaaaaaaagaagttctCCTAAGAATTAATGTATTTCTCTAAGTatcattttagaaaaaaaagttaccATTAATATGCAATCATGCTGGGCATACAAAACAGGACAAAGAAACAGATTTGCGATTTGCTATCTTGTATTGAAGAAACAGAATATAGAGAGCTCATTTGGGAAATGTTTTTACATCACGTGGCTTCAGGAGTTTGTTTAAATTCAAcaagaataattaaaaacagTTCAAAAGGTTCAAGTACAAAGTGATAACAACTTACgttttttgttaatttattttagtttcCATTTTGGACAATCTTCCTGTTTGTATTAgcagtttttatgaaaaatggTACTTTTAAACTAAAACTCATAGAAGAGTAACAACTGTAATTCTTTGTAAGTTTTTAAGAACCTTTAATAGTCATGTCAGCAATCAAactgaatttcaaaattaagcaaataaaaacacagagcTTTTTAAACAGCATACTGATGTATTTTGTAGGgataaaaacttaaaaatataaaattattataccctattattattattatatgtatatataatattattataatatgtatTGTATACCCACATATTGTATACTAAAGCTAGTctctgaaagtttttttttcgAGAACTTTATTAGCCTTAAGAGAACATTATTAACCCTATTATCAAACgctgatattttaaatatttaatgaatgATAAATGAATGAATTAAAGGAAGGAGCACCGTATAAAATATTAAGTAACATTTTTCTTATGTATTTTCTTAGTGATCCACAGTATCTTACAAACCTGATTTTGGATAGAACAGCAGCATGTGTTTCTTTGTCAGGAGAACAGAGAGAAATATCTTGGCTACTGTCAGTATTTAAGGAAACAGAATCTGACATTCGAGAAGGAGAGGAACAGTTGCTGTTATTCTGATTACTATTGTGGGTAGCTTCATCTGATAAGGAATCAGTATCTTTTGAAtcatctgaaataaaaatgtgtcaATTTCGTTAGATACACAGATCTTATTAACAGTAATttcatatatgtatgtatagtATTTAGAAGCTGCCTCTTGTTCTTCAGTAATTCGTATGACCAGAAACTAAAATGTAAGCTAACATCTTTGCAAAGTTCATTTAAACCTACAAAATACTGTTGGAAATAgttcctatttttaaaaatatttggccTAATGTAAACAGGCCTTATCTGCTAATTAAATCTAAATTCTTgctttatttccatttcccttgTCATACATGAGTTCTATATTACTGAATACTCCCTTAAAATATCTACCAAATCATATTTCATATGGATTTCAGAATTGTCCATTACATGAGTCTACTGGCTTCTAAGAAAACAAAGCACACTGCTTCACGTGCAGTATTTTGAAAGGGTACACCATTCCCGATTTTAAATATTCTATCATTATTAAAGCTATTTACTAGACCAACTGTTTCCTCTGGAACTATCTAGATCACTGGATAAGCTCTGTATAGCTTTTTAGGTAAAGTAAAAAATCAGCAATGAAAAATGTTCTTATGCAGATTTTGAAATCAATGCATTCCCATGCTTAGCAGATCCCTTAGGACAACATTTTCAGAGTAATTTACCCCTGTGCACATTGATTCTTGCATAATGTATGCATAGTTACATACTACATTcgtataaaaataatttctctgggGGAATTCAAGGCAGCTGGGATTCTGACATGAGTGTAGAAgcaaatacatttaaatttttgCTTCAAGGCAGTTACAGATGCCAAAAGCATATATTTTGTGGAACTAATGCCTGTCTTCAGGGACAAGAAAGAAGTTTTGACCTGGTACTTTAGtcagacaaaaaaatccaagcatTGGATGTCCACCTTTTCATCTGTATGTGATCCTCAGCAGACTCTTCCTGCTTCCACCATGTGGATTTCCTCATCAAATCTCACCTTTTTACATCTAATGTCCAGAAAAGCCTTTTGTCCTGGAAGTACTAGACTTGGATAtcatatattcaaaatattatttcctatCTTCTTTCTATATCAAGTTTTCTCTGAATCCTAGGCCATTTCTTACTCTTAAGGAAATGATTACCCAGACCAAATGTCTATTTCAGAGAATGTAAAATTTAGCTAGTAAAAAAAACAGATTCAGAATTTTCAGGCTAGaggagcaaagaaaaataaaagagtgaAATAACTCTGGAGAAAGTTTTTACAAGAAAGGATTATTCTTAAACTTTAGGAAGAGAGCACAGCTTCTGTAGAGAAATTTAAATAAGTGATACTGCTGCCTATAGCAGCAGTTATAGCATCTGCCTATCGCAGCAAGGATTCACAAAATCTGGGTGaagggagagataaagaatatTTCTAATATAAATACCACTGTCTGCAATCCTTTTCTTAAGGACATCAGGAGTGTGTTCAAGCTCTAAAACGCCCAAAACATACACCCCTTCTCTTCCTGCCTGATTTAAACTACAAGAATCAAGAAATGTATTCCAGTATATgcaattttcccccctttcaTTGCTTAGCTaggaaaatctttcttttaaaatataaaaattaagcCTACTTTTacttaatttaatttgaaaagctAACAACATTTATTTGAGTTAAGAAATTATCAAAATCACAAAACACTTTCAATGCTTTTTATGGTATCTTACCTTTTTTGCTGTTGCTTAGGGCTACCACCTTTGGTTGGTTTATGGAGGTTTCTATCAGTGGTGGTCGCATTTCTGCGATTTTCATCTCTTCATCAGAGGAGAGTTCTTCTGACTCCTGCTAAAGGAAAAACAGCATTATGCTATCTATTTTGAAGAGCACTTCAAAGGCGAGTAAATGCTAAACTATCACTCACTAAACTATAAAGGGGTAAAAAGATAAATTATGCACATAACacaggcaaagcaaaacaactCTGTAGCATATCTGTAGTGCAAGTCAACTGAATTATCTTTAAGAAGCAGCACTTTCAGACTTGCATTGTCACTGCTGAACTCTGTGGGTGACACTCTTGGAACAAGCAGATGAAGTCTTCATTCTAGGACTGGAGAGAACATCCAGTTGAGTCCAAGTCACAAAGTGATCACTGAACCAGCAAACACTGCAGACTGACCAGCTGGGTACTGGTTTTAAAAAAGAGAGCTATAAAGTAGCCATGACCAAGTCAATCCTAGGAATGGAGACATACACTGTGAGAAAAAACTGAAGGAGCTTGGTTTGCCTAATCTAGCTAACAGAAACAGAGTAAAGGTAGCTTGCCAGGGGTAAattccaaaaggaaaagaagttaCTTAACTTCAAGAGCAATGGCAGACAAAAAGCAATACTGAACACATTTAAGCTAGTACTCACTAGTTCTGAACCAAAAAATGGAACTCAGTGCACTTACGAGAGAGATTAATAGACAAAGCTGCTGCAAGAGGAGCCACGATTCACTTCCTACTGTAATATCCTACTGCTAGCCCAATAATAACTTATCTTCAAAACTCAATTGttttcagtaatattttgaaaaaacaaaTCCCCAACAAACCTTTCCTCAAAGCAGAAATTTCTTTCTAGTAAACATGCTTCCTGCTACAAAATCCATGTTACAAATTGCGAAGAAAGCCTACCAATATTCTCTTTTCTTACTGTTTTGGAACACTTAATGCATGGAACCTATTGGAGCATCATCTCATGATACCAAATATCTGGCCAGTTCTTATGTCTGCAGGAAGGACAAACTTGACTGAGACCTAAAAAACAAGCTACATCAGtcctaattaaaaataaaaaataaaaatccatcgGCTTTTCTCTAAAATCCAAACAACCAACCTGTTCACTATATCAACCACATGCCCTTCCTCTTGGATGTGACATATAAGTGTAATCAATGTCGAAATGAAAAGCTTACACACAGGCAAAGTTTAGCTATCTGGATTCTGCAACAGTGTTACCAGCAGGAAATAAGGAAATACATTCAAACAAGGGTATCACTGTACCAGACTCGTATACTTACTACAGCAACAAAGAATTACTATCATTAGACAACTGTTATGATCTTctgaaatcacattttaaaattaaagaaaaaatgtcaaTACCAGTATTTTCAGGAAGAATGTAGAAGCAGGAACATACTAGTGGGGAAGTAGCCAGTGACAGCCACTACTGCCTGTAACTCAAGTCTTTTCACTGTATGATATAGGCACATTCCACGGCTTACACcacacaggcaaaaaaaaaatcacttgtgaaattatgaaaaaagtACTTCAGAGGTTGTGACTGTGAACTGAGTGAATGACTACTTCCAAAATTTGTAATCAATCCCAAAATTTTctaaatatataaattcatGGTGTTTGATACAGAGATCCAAAGTTGAGAAGTTTAAAATCCTTCACTGTAAGGGAAAGACCATACTAAGTATATTCCAAGTAATATTCCTGACAGCTTACTAGTAAATACAGAggagtaaatatttttaaaatccctttCCACTTTTCATTTGAAATGCATGTGCATAATAACTTGGACACAAACATTTTATTGTTACTGACATTTCCTCATTTTAGCAATATTTAAAAGTGATTATTTAGTGAAGTACTGACAGTCAAACAACTAGAGAATTCTACAGAAGTATGAGTCTTTTCACAGTGTATATCAAGCTTTAACTGagtttgcattatttttctttaaatgcatGCATGCTTTATTATGAACTTTTTATTAGCTGTTTCAACTTTTACTTAATATAATCTGAAGCAAGAAAAGTACTGTATTGAAAACTGTCTGAATTTACAACATTTATGGAGGGCAATTTTCTTCTATTGTCAACAGAAATTTTCATCTCCCAGAAGAACAAATTCAGTACAACACCAGCAGAATTTCTAACTCCTACAATGCTCATAGCAATACCATACCTCAAGCATGTCCTCATGGTTGACAGTTGTTTTCGTGTTCTGCAAGGTTTTAACAAGTGCAGTCATCTGTGAatttgcagtgctgtgctcagctTCTGGTTCACTAGGCTTCTGCACAGAGCTTCCTGCTGAATATTGCTTTCTCTCATCAGCTTTGTTCTTTATTGAACCAACTTCTGAGGTCTACAAAATTAAGCGTTTAGCAGAGAAAGCATCCTGAAACCTTTTTAGCAACATACAGACCCAGCATTATAtattttgggaaaatatggaatgGAAAAATCTGAGCTCTGAAATTGTAAAGAACAGAATGCACCCGGTATAAAATGCTAAGAAAACACCATAGATAACTAAGGTACAGTCTCTACGCTGTGTCAGTCAGTCTGACTCTTATCCTTACTGGTGTCGATATATACCATTATATTTCAATATGTGTAAGTCATATGAAAAAAACAGGCCAATACCTGCAGTGATTCTATGTGAGCACCAAAAAGTAGTCCTATCTTCTACCATGCTGCATCAAGCTCTTAAGAGACTTGGGACACTTTCACCAATCTACTATTACTGCTTGTTACCACACAAAGCTTTCAGCCATGAGCACCAAAAAACTTCAAGATTATCCAAATTTCATTGTGAAGTCTGCAGATGAAAGAGGATCAGAGATGCCATCCTCCAGAAACCAAAGAAGGCAGCACATCCACAATTTGTATGTGTCTGAGAATTAGGTCACTTTTCTTGTTCTTAGTGCAGGAGTCAGACTGCTACTTCAAACCAGATGTTTGTTACAGATCTCCTTAGGAGGGGAAAAGGTAAACTGGTTCTGTAATCTgacaatttttctttctaaagcgtcagagggaagggagaagagaaTTAAAAGGAATCAATGACAATTTAGTCTTTGGAATTTCTTGCAAAACCAGAAGATAATGTAATCTCTAACCTTTACCCCCACATCTTTTACAGAAACTGCCTGGACTTCTCGTTTTGACTCCTTGGCACTATCTTCAGTTGATTCTTCATCCTTTAGTCTATGTACAATTGTCTGGACTGTTTTGACCATATTCTTCAGTTCATCAGGATATGGAGTTGGGTATCTCTTCAGATTGCCCTCCTGTGTAAAAAAAGGCAATAAGGTTCTACACTTATTTAAATGTCAGAACTAAAATGTAagctttaaaacaaataattaattagGCCACAACACTGAGTACTCTAGAATACCTTGATACTCAAGTCTGCCGGCACTGAGGCACACATAAGATTATACAACCAAGCAAGATTATGAATACTTTCACTCCCTTTCCCCCAGCATGTCCAATTATTCCAAGCAAGGATTAAGACAACTATAATTCACTTAAAATCAAGATTTATCATGGTTTCCCTACTTGTTTTCCACAGCACTATTACTCAGGTAGCATCCTAGTTAGGCCCTACACTACTAAGTATCAGCTTGAGCTCTTCCCTTGTGCCCTGTTGAAAATGATCTGGCCAAATAAATGATCTGGCCAAATAACACCAAAACTAAAagcaaacacaacaaaaaaatccaaactataATGGTTAATCCTGCTAGATACTCTTAAACTGATGACTTGATTTATTCAGCAGAGTGAAACCCATAACCAAAGTAAGGAAAAGGCTGAGATTAAGCGTGGAAGTAAGAGGGAGGGAAGCACCATgtatgcaaaaataaatttactaCTAACCCGAGGTGGTGCCTCTCTCTCATCTTTGTCTTCA
Above is a window of Lonchura striata isolate bLonStr1 chromosome Z, bLonStr1.mat, whole genome shotgun sequence DNA encoding:
- the ERBIN gene encoding erbin isoform X4, whose translation is MAGQNQLIDGCSWWHIGVPFPARLLCLKMTTKRNLFLRLVPCRCLRGEEETVTTLDYSHCSLEQVPKEIFTFEKTLEELYLDANQIEELPKQLFNCQSLHKLSLPDNDLTTLPASIANLINLRELDVSKNGIQEFPENIKNCKVLTVVEASVNPISKLPDGFSQLLNLTQLYLNDAFLEFLPANFGRLTKLQILELRENQLKILPKTMSRLTQLERLDLGSNEFTEVPEVLEQLSGLKEFWMDGNRLTLIPGFIGTLKQLTYLDVSKNNIEVVEEGIAGCESLQDLLLSSNSLQQLPESIGSLKKVTTLKIDENQLIYLPDSIGGLISVEELDCSFNEIETLPSSVGQLSNIRTFAADHNFLTQLPSEIGNWKHVTVLFLHSNKLEFLPEEMGDMQKLKVINLSDNRLKNLPFTFTKLQQLTAMWLSDNQSKPLIPLQKEADPDTQKTVLTNYMFPQQPRTEEVMFLSDNESFNPSLWEEQRKQRAQVAFECDEDKDEREAPPREGNLKRYPTPYPDELKNMVKTVQTIVHRLKDEESTEDSAKESKREVQAVSVKDVGVKTSEVGSIKNKADERKQYSAGSSVQKPSEPEAEHSTANSQMTALVKTLQNTKTTVNHEDMLEQESEELSSDEEMKIAEMRPPLIETSINQPKVVALSNSKKDDSKDTDSLSDEATHNSNQNNSNCSSPSRMSDSVSLNTDSSQDISLCSPDKETHAAVLSKIRQEDENLNNLLQNGGELSITVEEKLNVQEKVTNLSEYELSIEERLGLIGKGVDLSTPMEESHKLDQINMNINKLVSEEVVPVPVEKLETQKIVSVMGFLNKNAKEESEHLENGNKHQVNKVNGLPEETVQSPSKEKLAKSTTVDGDSAELSVSRSTEDLSPQRGGPVMKSHSITSMDNGGLKIYDAVNENGSQQPNLVVKSGSDTADGKNIVRSKSATLLYDQPLQVFPGSSSSSDLVSSTKTVFKFDSNHNPEGANLVRGSVTGGAQMLSAPQYNIQYSSSAAAKDALWPQKQNTQAEQGTLPHSRLLRSDSTETPSYVKHSGNMNFSNHNNVRASAVYSTHQRMAGRHTDLWAVPPGDRLLPGATRHTLQRQSSVSSTASINIGDSGPSRRAQVPEGDYLTYRDLHSMGRAAAVMSGQQRPLSARTYSIDGPNVSRPQSARPSVSEIPERTMSVSDFNYSRTSPSKRSNPRVNSEHSLLDPAGKTKVPHDWREQVLRHIEAKKLEKHPQASAPGDQCQDEVFISGQQNYSSATLSLKDVPPDSIKKAAVQMPLTNGQMCQPQRLPANYSQVHHLPPQSSVARHPSREQLIDYLMLKVAHQPPYTQSQCSPRQSHELVKQEIRVRVDKDPELGFSISGGVGGRGNPFRPEDDGIFVTRVQPDGPASKLLQPGDKIIQANGYSFINIDHGQAVSLLKTFQNAVELIIVREVSS